A stretch of the Arvicola amphibius chromosome 8, mArvAmp1.2, whole genome shotgun sequence genome encodes the following:
- the Gmfg gene encoding glia maturation factor gamma isoform X2 — MSDSLVVCEVDPELKEKLRKFRFRKETDNAAIIMKVDKDRQMVVLEEEFQNISPEELRSELPERQPRFVVYSYKYMHADGRVSYPLCFIFSSPVGCKPEQQMMYAGSKNRLVQTAELTKVFEIRTTDDLTESWLQEKLAFFR; from the exons ATG TCGGACTCCCTGGTGGTGTGTGAAGTGGACCCGGAGTTAAAGGAAAAGCTGAGGAAATTCCGCTTCCGAAAAGAGACCGACAATGCAGCCATCATAA TGAAAGTGGACAAAGACCGGCAGATGGTGGTGCTGGAGGAAGAATTCCAG aACATTTCTCCAGAGGAACTTAGATCTGAGTTGCCAGAGAGACAACCCAG GTTCGTGGTTTACAGCTACAAGTACATGCATGCCGATGGCAGGGTGTCTTACCCTCTGTGCTTCATCTTCTCCAGCCCTGTGG GCTGCAAGCCTGAGCAACAAATGATGTACGCGGGGAGCAAAAACAGACTGGTGCAGACGGCGGAGCTTACGAAG GTGTTTGAAATCCGCACCACAGACGACCTCACAGAGTCCTGGCTTCAGGAAAAGTTAGCTTTCTTTCGTTGA